The DNA segment TCTCATCATCTTTGACGGGTTGTCCGACGCCGACGAGGTGCAGAACGTAGTGTTCGTCGAGATCAAAACGGGTAAAGCCGCCAACCTGAGTAAACGGGAACGTGCCGTCAGGGAGTGCATCAAAGCCGGGCGGGTGCAGTATTTCACCATCCACCAGTCGTTTGATGAAAGCGCCAATCAACTGCGCGATATGGGAATGAACTAGTCATCCACTGCCGGATCGGGTTTTGAACCGTCCCAAAAAAGGTACAGGGCGTATGCCCTCATCCCGGCGCCGGATCGAAGGAGGCGTCCTCGTCATCCGGGCACCCCTCCTCCCGCCGGCGATCGCACCCGACGATCCGGATCGTCTTCCCGTGCACCAGGGCGTCGGCGACCTTCGTCCGCGCCTCGTGGAGGTCGCGCCAGAGGGTCTTTCGGGAGACGCCGAGGGCGGCGGCGGCCTCCTCCTGCTCGAGTCCCTGGAGGTCGACGAGCCGCAGGGCCTCCACCTCCTCGGGGAGGACGACGACAAACTCGTCGGGTCCCCCGCAGAGCGGGCCGAAACACCGGAACGCCCCCTGGTCCCCGATCATCCGGCGAACCCGGGGCCGGCCCCGCTGGCGGCGGCCACGCCCCTCGCCGGGTTCTCTCTCGTTCATGCTACCGATCTCCTGAGTAGAGATCGGTCTCCGGTACAGATAGTGCCTTCGCTCCGGCACCGGCCGCTATCACCGGCCGCCGCGACGAAAACCGCGGCCGCACCCCCACGGGATGCCGCCCCGGCCGATACCGCGAAGCACCGGCGTGGAAGATTCGCCTTCCGCCACAGACGTCCCGGGCAGGACGCACCGGCCCCGACGGCCACCCGTCATCGGGCCACGGCCGGCCGGGCCGGTTCCATCAAATCCTGGCATGGTGTATCACCTCGATTATTACTCATATGTGTAAAAATATATTAAAATATTCAATGCGGCAGATCCGGTGTTCCGGGATGTGGCGGTCGAGTCGTGGTCTAGCTGATTGTGACGCCGCCTGATCAGGGCGACGCCTTAACCGCCTAGACCAGTGTGCCTACCCGCCCTGAACGCCGCATATACAGCCCGGCCGCCGTTCCACACCGATCTACTACGCCCCTCGAGCCTCGTGATCTAGCTAAAACCCTCGCCCTTCCACGGCGACGTCGTAACCACCTGGACCACAGTATCCCGGGGCAACCTATATCCCGCACCCCGCACCCACAACCGGGCATGCCCGCCGGTGAGACAAACTGGAGGAGGAGCCTCCCGGCCGACCTCGCCGCCGGGGCTACCACCGCCCTCGTCGGCATCCCGCAGGGGATGGGGTTCGCCCTCGTCGCCGGGGTCAACCCCGTCTACGGCCTCTATACCGCCGCATTCTCGACCGCGATCGGGGCGCTCCTCACCGGTTCCTCCTACCTCAAGGTGATGCTCTCGAACGTCCTCGCGGTCTCGATCTACTCCGTCCTCGCCCCCGTCCCCGAGGCCGACGTCCCGGCCACCCTCTTCGTGCTGACTATCCTCGTCGGGGCCTTCCAGCTCGGGTTCGGGCTCCTCCGGGCAGGCAGCCTGACCCGGTTCATCTCCACCGCCGTCCTCACCGGGTTCGTCACCGGCGCGGCGCTCCTCATCGTCCTCGGCCAGCTCGGGAACCTCACCGGCTACCGGCTCCCGCGGGAGGCGATCCAGGTCCTCGCCATCCCCGAGTTGCTCCTCCACGCAGGCGAGATCCAGCCGCAGGCGCTCTTCGTCGGCCTCCTCACCATCAGTCTCGCCCTCGCCCTTCAGCGGGTGCCGCGCCTCACTTCCTTCTCGCTCCTCCTCCCGGTCATCATCGCGGCCCTCCTCGTCCGGACCGCATTCCCGGGGGTCGCGCTCGTCGGCGACATCGCCGCCATCCCCGCCGGCCTCCCGGCCCCCGTTGTCCCCGACCTCGCCCTCGCGCCCGGCCTCCTCATCCCGGCGCTCGCCCTCGCCATCATCGGGCTCGTGATGGCCGTCGGGGTCACCGAGACGACCCCCGAGCCGGACGGCAGCATCGCCGACGTGAACCGGGACTTCTCCGGGCAGGGGATCACGAACATCCTCACGAGTTTCCTCCAGTGCGCCCCGTCGGCCGGCTCCCTCTCGGCGACGGCGCTCAACGTCGCCGCCGGGGCAGAGACGCGGGCGGCAAACCTCATCTCGGGCATCCTCGTCGGGGCGGTCATCGTTGTCGCGGGCCCGCTCGCGGAACAGATCCCGCTCCCGGCTCTCGCCGGGATCCTGATCCTCATCGGGGCCGAGCTCATGAACCAGCCCCACGTAATCGCCTGCATCTGGAGATATTCCCGCCCCGGGCGCTGGGCGATGCTCGCCACGTTCATCTCCACCCAGGTCCTCCCGCTCCAGTACAGCATCTACATCGGCGTCCTCCTCTCGCTTGCCATTTACCTGGTCACCTCCACCCGGGAGGCGACCGTGGTCCGCCTCGCCCCGGTCGAGGGGGGGATGTTCCGGGAAGAACCGGCGCCCGAACGACTTTTGGACGACAGCATCACCGTCCTCTCGGTCTCCGGGAGCGTCTACTTCGCCACCCTCCGTGCCATCGAGCGGTCGCTCCCGTCCCCGGGAGGGGCAGAGAGCGCCGTCGTCATCCTTGCCCTCCCCCGAAGGGTCGAGGCAGGAACCGGGCTCTTTCGGATGCTGACACGCTACGCCCGGAAGGTCACGGCCGGTGGGAACCGGCTCATCCTCGCCGAAGTCAATCCCCGGCTCCTTGCAGGACTTGAAGAAGGGGGCGTCGTCGAGGCCATCGGCCCCGGGAACATCTTCCCCGCGACACCGGTCATCGGCGAGTCGCTCCGGGCCGCTATCCGGGCGGCGAAGGCCGGAACGTGATAACCCCGCCGGAAAACTCTTTCTCTGTGGAGCGCCCATACCGTTCCTGTGAACATCGCCGGGAACCTCCCTCCCCCTGCCCGCATCGCGATCGTCGGGGCGGCGGTCGTCATCGTGCTCGCGGGGATACGGGTGGCCACACCGATCCTCGGCCCGCTCCTCGTCGCCGCCTTCTTCGCCATGATCACTGCTCCCGCCATGAAATGGTTGACCCGGCGGAGAGTTCCCCCGCTCCTCGCCGCCGCAACGGTGGTCGCGGGGCTGATCGGGATCTTCGCCGGAATGATCATCTTCCTCGGTGCGGCCTTTACCGGGTTTATCCGAACTCTTCCGCAGTACCAGGCGAGCCTCGAAGCCCATGCGGCCGTCCTCGCCGATTACGGCATAGATATCGGCAGGTTCACGATATGGGACTACATCGACCAGGGGTTCATCCTCCAGCAGGCGACCGAACTTGCCCGGCAGATCGGGAACATCGCCGTCGATGCCTTCCTCGTCTTCGTCGGAATCGGGTTCCTTCTCCTGGAGGCACCCCGTCTTGCGGCCGTTCTCGCGCGCCACCTGGGACCGGAGAGCGCCCCCTACCGGCACCTATCCCAATCGGGCAAGATCCTGATCGACTACGTGGTGGTCAGGACGAAGGTGAACCTGATCACCGGCGTCGGTACCGGACTCTTTCTCACCCTCCTCGGGGTCGACTTCGCGGTGCTCTGGGGGTTCATCGCCTTCGTCCTGAGTTACGTCCCCTACATAGGCCTGGTCGTGGCCGCGATCCCCCCCACCCTCCTCGCGCTCATCGAGTTCGGGCCGGCCGGGGCGGTTGCCGTCATCGCTGCCGTCGCCCTCATCGACGCCGCTGCAGAAAACCTCTTCCTCCCCCGGATAGCCGGGCGGGAACTCAACCTCTCGCCGTTCGTCGTCCTCTTCTCCGTCATCTTCTGGGGATTCATCCTCGGTGCGGTCGGTATCTTTCTCGCCATACCGCTGACGATCGCGGTGAAACTCTTCCTCGAGAGTTGGGAAGAGACCCGGTGGATCGGGGAGATGATGGGCAACGGAGACTGGGAGGGGTAGCGGCGGCACAAGATGTTTACGAGACGACGACCAACCCGTGATCCATGAAGAGACCAGCCGGGCTCTACCTCGCCTACCTCTTCCAGTTCCTCATCGCCGCGAACGTCCTCCTCGCGCTCTCGCTCGGCGAATACTCGCAGGTCTTCGGCGGCGTCGTCGCGTTCTGCCTGACCCTGGTTCCCGCCGTCGTCACCCACAGGTGGAACATCACGCTCCCCTGGCAGGTCAACCTCCTCATCGTTCTCTCGCTCTACCTCCACATCGCCGGCGAGATCCGGGGGTTCTACATGCTCTACTACCCCTACTACGACAAGATCGCCCACCTCATCTCCGGGATAACCGTCTCGGTGCTCGCTTTCGTCATCGTCCTGCTGCTCGACCGGTTCAGCAGGTTGAACCTCTCCCGGTTGATGATCGTCGGGTTCGTCGTCATCGCCGCGATGGCGATGGAAGGGTTCTGGGAGATCTACGAATGGCTCTTCGACACCTTCCTCGGGACAAACCTCCAGTACGGGCTCGACGACACCATGCTCGATATGATCTTCGTCCTCATCGGCGCGGTCGTCGTCGCGCTCGCCGGGAACCGTTACCTCCCACGGTTCTCAAAGGAGGAGATCACCGGCAGGCTGGTGATCCCGGAAGAGTCCCCGGCCGAATGACGACCGGAACCTTTTTCTCATCCGCCCCGGAGAGGGGGCGGCATGCTCGAAGGGATGGCAACAGGTGCGGAAAACGTCGTCGGGTTCCGGTTCGACGGCGAGATGACGGCAGGAGATTACGACGTGACGCTGATTCCGGCGCTCGAGGACGCAAAGAGAAGCCACCCGGTTCTCCGGATACTCTTTCATATCGTGAGCTTCCACGGCTGGAAGCCGCACGGCTACTGGGAGAAGCTCAAGGACTGGCCGGGGATGGAGAAGGTCGACCGGATCGCGATCGTCGGCGGGGAGAAGTGGGAAGAGTGGATGAACCACCTGCCGGGACTCTTCACGGGCTTTACGGGTATCGACGTCCGCTATTTCACCGAAGGCCACCTGGACACCGCCATCGGCTGGCTTCGGGAGCCGATACCCGCCGAACTGTAGGTGAGATAGGCGCCGTTGTGGCCCGTTCCCGGAGAAGAGGCAACCTTTTTTCATCCCGGGACACCTACCGGTGATCAGACAGAACCCCCATGCGGTATTATAAAGACATCATATTCCAGAAACCTCTGCCTGAAGAGATCCGGCATCTCGGGCTGCTCCCGGCGGACCTTCACTTTCATACCCGGCACTCCGACTCCCCCACCCGCGTGCGGGACGCGCTGAAACTCGCGGCACGGCGGGGGATCGGGCTTGCGATCACCGACCATAACCAGGTCGGCGGCGTCTCCGAGGCAGAGCGGCAGGGGATCCGGGTTCCCCTCGTCCCCGGGATCGAGGTCAGCGCCAACGACGGCCCGCACATCCTGCTCTACTTTTACTCGGCGTCCGATCTGCGGGACTTCTACCGGCGCCATGTCGAGAGAAATCGGAGGAACGGCCCGTTCACCGCGATACACCTCGATACTTCCGAGATCCTCGACCGCCGGGAGGGCTACACCTGCATCGCCGCCGAGGCGCACCCCTGCGGCTACGCCTTCCTGAACCGGGGGGTCGAGCGGTGCGTCGCCGGTGAGTGCATCGGCGAAGAAGTCTTCTCGCGCCTCGACGCCCTCGAGGTGATCTGCGGCGGGATGGCCCGGAGCCACAACCTGAAGGCGGCCGGGCTCGCCGCCGCCCACGGTCTCGGGCGGACCGGCGGAACCGACGGCCACCTCCTCTTCGAACTCGGGGGGGTCGTCACCTGCGCCGAGGCCGATACCGTCGAAGAGCTCCTGGACGCCATCCGGGCAAAAAAGACCGTCATCATCGGGCACGAGCGACCGCTCTACGAGAAGGCGGTGATGGGAACCGCGGTCCTCCCGCACCACCTCCCCTACACCGTCCCCATCCTCCAGGCCCGCTGGGAGCAGGGCCTCCCCCGGATCAGGAAGTTCGTCGAGGGCCGGCTGAACCGGTGAGAGAGATCACCCGAGCGGCGAGAAGAGGCGGGAGACCGACTCCTTCACCCGGACGGCGAGGGAGCGCGCCAGGTAGTTTTCCGGCGTGATCTCGGTGCAGACGGCGAGATCCTCCTCGAACGCCCGCACAAGATCGGCCCCGACGGCAGCGTCGTAGAAGAACGCGTTCGCCTCGAAATTCAGCCGGAAACTCCGGACGTCCCAGTTCGCGCTCCCGACCGAGCCCGCCTTCCCGTCGACGACGATCGTCTTCGCGTGGAGGAACCCCCCGTCGTAGGTGTAGGCCCGCACCCCGGCATCCAGCAGGTCACCGATGAACGAGAGGGTCGCCCAGTAGACGAACGGGTGATCGGGCTTGCAGGGGATCATGATCCGGACGTCGACCCCGGAGAGCGCCGCGAGGCGCAGGGCATCGGCGACGCTCTCGTCCGGTATGAAGTAGGGTGTCTGGATGCAGATCGATTCCCGGGCGGAGTTGATCAGTTTGAGATACCCCTCCTTTATCGGGTTCCACCGGGTATCCGGGCCGCCGGAGACGATCTGGACGGGCGTCGCGCCGGGAGTGCTCTCCTGGGGGAAGTAGCAGGTCTCGATGCCCGGGTACTCGCCGGTCACGTAGTTCCAGTCGAGGAAGAACCGGAGCTGGAGCATCCGGACGGCTTCTCCCGTGATCCGGACGGCGGTATCGCGCCAGCAGCCGAGCGGCCCCTTCCCGAGATAGTCGTCCCCGATGTTGAACCCGCCGATGAACCCCACGGTCCCGTCGATGACGGCGATCTTTCGGTGATTGCGGTAGTTGATCCGATAAACCGAGGGAAAGAAGACACCGATCTTCCCGCCCACGTCCTCCAGTTCAAAGAACGCCTTCCGCGACCCGCCACCGGCCCGGGAACCCATCGCGTCGAAGAGGAGGCGGACCTCGACGCCCTCCCGTGCCTTCTCTGCAAGGGCGCGGACAACCGCCCGCCCGAGTTCGTCGTCGTTGATGACGAAATACTCCAGGTGGATGCTATGGCGTGCTCCCCGGATCGCGGCAAAGAGCGCGTCGAACTTATCCTCGCCCCGGGTGTAGACGTCGACCCGGTTCCCCTCGGTCAGGTAGGCCCGGTTGTTCCGGAGGAGGAGGAAGATCGCATCGCGGAACTCCTCCGCCGCCGGGGTGGCGAACCGGTGATGGTTGCCGGCGAGTGCCCGGTGCTGTCTTTCGAAGACCCCCTGGAGAAAACAGCGGTCCTCGTGCTCCTTGACGACGAACATCCTCTGCCGGGTGTAGTTCTGCCCGAAGAAGAGGTAGAGAGCGAACCCGACGGGGGGCAGCAGGAAGAGAACAACCAGCCAGGCCGTCGTTGCTGTCGGGTTCCTCCGCTCGAAGAAGACTATCGTGACGGCGAAGACGACGTTGAGCGCCAGGATGAACCCTATCGAGAGCAACAGTTCCACTCAAGAGACCCCCTGCCGGAACAGGGCGTTCCCGTCTATCTCCCCGCAGAGGTATATACATACCCGCCGGGATATCACCGGCGGTCAGCCATACCTTTTTTTCTTCGGAGGGCTATAGGAGCACCCATGCTTGACCGGATGAAGGAAAGTTCGGGAAGTGTTCTCGGGTTCCGGTTCGACGGAAAGTTGAGCGAGAGCGATTACGCCACCGTTCTGATCCCGGAACTGGAACGAGCAATAGAGGAACATCAGAACGTCCGGATCCTCTTGAAGATCGAGGGATTCCGGAGCTGGAGGCCGGGGGAGGGCTGGGATGCCTTCAAACAGTGGCCCGGGATGGAGCAGGTCGACCGGATCGCCGTCGTCGGCGGAGAGCGGTGGCGGGAATGGATGAACCACCTGCCGGGGCTCTTTGTCGGGTTTGACGGGGTCGACGTGCGCTACTTCCCGGAGACCCGCCTCCGGGACGCCTGGGGCTGGCTTCGCGAAGGGCTCGTAGTCACGGCGCCGCGGGCGGCGTGAAACGCCTATATACCGCGGGCTCCAACGCATCGATATGCATTGTCCGGTCTGCGGGCACGACTGCGTCACGGACGCCCGCACACTTTTTGCAGAACTTCCCGGTCGATTCGCCCCGTGCCCAGACTGCATGGGGCTCGTCTACGACAAGAGGAGTCCTCCACCCGATATCGATACGGCCGAACCCTGCCCCTCCTGCGGGAAGCGGTTCATCGACGAAGTCTTCGCCCACATATACCGGATGATGGCCGCAGAAGGGGATCTCGCCGGGACCGAACCCCTTGCGGCCGCCGGAACGCCGCTCGTCCATCCCGGGTATGCCATGCGTTCCGCCCCCTACCTCCCGCCCGATTCACTCGTCCTCCTCACCCGGTCGGCCGGGGAGCGTGCCGCCGCCCGTCTGGTCGCCGAGGTCCCGGAGGTCCGGGGAGTCGTCAGGACGGGTGCCGGAGCACCGGGACTCAGCGACACCGACGCGGAGCCCGCCGAGCATACCCTCCTTGCCGGGTGCGACGTCCGGGCCGACGTCTTCCCGACCCGCGCGGGACCTATCATCGTCTACAAACAGCAGTCTGTCCTGCACGTCGAGTTCCCCCGGGGCCGGGACGAGAAGATCCTCTCGATTGAGCGCGAGATAGGACGGCACCGCCCCCGGACGTTCGTCGACACCTGCTCAGGCGCCGGCACCCTCGGCCTCGCCGCCGCCCGGGCGGGCGTTCCCCATGTGATTGCGAACGACGCCTGGTACGCGGCTGCTTTCTGGACCGCCTGCAACTTCGGGGTGAACCGGGAGGTTCTCGGTATCGGGGAGGTGGCAATGCACCGGTCATACGACGACCTCCGCCGCCGACCGGTCGCGCGGGACCCTGTTCTGGTCGCCACCGCCGCCGGAGCGCAGGAGATCGAGGTCTACCAGGGCGATCTGCGGCTGCTTCCGGCCGTCCTCCCACCCCGGATAGACCTTACCGCCCTTGACCTCTTCGATAAGGCGGACGGACGCAAGGTCGAGGAGATCACCCGGGTCTGGCAGGTTCGGGTGGGCGGAGCTATTTTTATCCCATAGACTCCAGTATATACGGGGACTAGCCTGGGTGGCTCGGCGTCACCTGTTACCCGAAACCGCCGTCAGCGGGGGGCGAAGTCTGAGGAAGGCCGCAGCGGCCTGCAGGATCCTCTGCGTCCCGACGGAGAAGCCTCGTCCCATGAGGTCGGCGGAAAGGGATCAATGCCCCGGAGGGGGCGGCGACCTTTTGCCGCGGGTACCGGTTCAGGCCCGGAAGGGAGCAGACTTACCGTGGACGTTCGGCGCCCATGGGGTTGCGGGGTGGAGGAGGGATGCAGCGGTGAATGCTTGTGCGCACGGTCGACCAAGGACGTGTCCCCAACGGCGATTTCCATGGCAAAAGTAACGATTCTCGGGGCTACAGGGAACGTCGGCATATTTGCGGCCCATACCATATCCGAGATCCCGTACGTCAGCGATATGCTGCTCGTCGGGAGGCCCGGACGCGAAGATTTTCTCGCGGGCTGCTGCCGTGACTTATCCGACTCGTTTGCTGCACGAGGCACCGACATCCGGCTCTCGTACAGTACGAGCATTCTCGACGCAAAAGACTCGGATGTCGTAATCTGTACGGCAGGCGTACCACGCCGGCCAGGACAGGACAGGAACGACCTGGCCTTTGAGAACGCAAAGATCATCGCCGAGACCGCCGAGACGATCGGTCGGTCATCGCCCGATGCCATTCTCTTTCTCGTAACGAATCCCGTCGACGTCATGACCGCCGTCGCTCTGAAATATTCGGAGTTCCAGCCGAGACAGATCTTCGGCCTCGGGACGCATCTCGACTCGATGCGCTTGAAATCCCTGATCGCGCACTACTTCCGGGTCCACGTCAGCGAGGTGCATACCCGTATCATCGGCGAGCATGGCGACAGCATGGTTCCGCTCTGGTCGGCGACGACGATCGGCGGCATCCGGATAAGCAACCTGCCCACCTTCTCGGGACTGCCCGCGCAGGAGATGATCGAGACCGTCAGAACGAGCGGCGAGGCGATCATCAGGGATAAGGGCTCTACCGTCTACGGGCCGGGAGAAGCGATTGCAACCCTGGTAAAGACGATCCTCGGGGACGAGAACCGTATCCTCACCGTCTCAAGTTACATCAAAAGCGAGATCCACGGGATCGGCGACGTCTGCATCGGCGTACCCGCCCGTATCAACCGGGACGGCGTCTTTCCGGTTCCGCTCAGCCTCGAAGAGAACGAAGTCGCCGGGTTCCGCGAGTCGGTCAAGAAGATCCGCAAGGTCACTGCCGACGTGATGGAACGGCTCGAAGAAGTTCGTTAGGAAAAGTGGGTATCGAAAGTCCCACTTACACAAGAGTGGATTCGACGATCTCGGCGCTTGCGACGCCTTCTATCTTCTGGAGCGCTGCTTCGACCTCATCGGGAGCCCCGGCTTTGTCGGGGACGACTACGGCGGCTTTCAACGCCACGAGACCGAAGCCGATCGGCTCTTCCTGAATATCGTCGACCGGGACGGCCGCCCTGACCGCCGCTTTGAGCGCTTCACGGTCGACTTCCGGGGATTCCGGCATTATCTTCACGATTATGGCTACGTTTCCCATGGTTATGGCCCCTGGAATCCGCACTTCGGGCACGTATACCCTATGCTCTGCTCTCTGCACCGGTAGCATCGGCTGATCTCGTGCGCGCACACCGGGCACGGGAACCAGGTGGAACCTTCCTCGGCCAGTGTGGCGTTGCAGGAGGTACATCGGTCTCTCGTTGTCATCGTTACTTCCTCGAATGTTAACTTATCATATCGCCGCCGCAACAATTAAAATCTCGGATCGACGAGCGTCCCGACGACTGCCTCATCCCGGAGCGCCCGGCGAACCCGGTCGTCGTGCCTGCCGTTCACCACCCGGGCCACGAGGTTGTTATCGAAGACGAACCGGATGAACGCGGGATCGACATCGTCGGAGGTGATGGAAGGGTCCTCGACCCTTGAGAGGAGCCTGCGGCGGTGATGGATGCCGTCGACCGATTTCAGGAGAAGCAGGTCGGCCGAGAGCTCGCGAGCAACCCAGGCGGCGATGGTGTCGGAGGTGACGTTCCAGGAATGGGGGAGGGGATCGATCTCGCGGAGAGCGCAGTAGGGGAGGAGGACCGTCACCTCCGCGGGAAGCGCGAGGGCGGAGGTCGCCGGGATGCCGTGCGAGGCGATGTACCACGAAAACTGCTCCATGCCGGCGATCGCCATCCAGTGGGCGGCGTCCTCGGAGACGTCGAGCCGCCGGACGAGGTCGGCGAACTTCCCGCCGCCGGGTACGATCAGCACCGGGCGGCCGGCCTCCCTGAAAATCTCGAGCAGGGGGACAACCCGGTCGAAAAGGCTCCCCCCGACCTTGACGACCAGCGGGGATGCGGGCGAATTCATATCGCTCTGCTATTAAACCGGAGATGACATAACCCTGCGTATGCGCCGGATCGCCGCCGTCATACTACTCCTCTGCCTCCTTGCCGGCACGGCCGGCGGTATTCAGATCGTCGAGTTCTGCCCGGACCCCTACCAGCCTGGCGATCCCGACGAGTATCTGGTGCTTGAGGGGACGGGGATCCTCGACGGCTACGTCCTCTCGGACGGCGAGGGCGGCTACCGGTTCCCGCCGGGAACGCGGATCGATGGACGGCTGACGGTGGCAAGGAGCGGGCCGGCGTTCGAGCAGTCGCACGGCTATCTTCCCGACTTCGAGATCGAGGAGCGGACGCCGGCCGTGCCGGACGTGATCCCGAACGGGAACCTCCTGATGGCAAACCGGGCGGACGAACTCCTCCTCTACCGGGGGACCACCCTCGTCCAGCAGATCGCCTGGCCCGGCGACGTCTGCGCCCGGGAGGGGCAGATTCACTACTTCGAGGACGGTGCCTGGGACCCGCGCCCGCTCTCCATCGGCCAGTCCCGCCTTAAGCCCCAAACATTCGAGGGCGTCGCGGTGACCGCGTTCGTCGCCCCGGACTGCTCCTACGAGATCTTCTCGGCGGCCGTCGCGGAGGCGGAGCGCGAGATCCTGGTGAATGTCTACGAGTTCACCGACGAAAAGATGGCAAACGACCTCATCTGCGCCCTTGATAGAGGCGTAGCCGTGACCGTTCTCCTCGAGGGCGGGCCGGTGGGCGGCGTCTCACCGGAGGGGCGCGCGGTCGCGGGTGCCCTCAACCGGAGCGGTATCCCGGTCCTTTCGATGACGACGACCGATGCCGGCCATGCGAAATACCGCTACGACCATGCCAAGTATCTCGTCATCGACGGGAGCACCGTCCTGCTCGGGAGCGAGAACTTCAAGCCCGGCGGCTATCCGGCGGCGGGGTTGCAGGGCAACCGCGGGTGGGGGGTCCTCCTGAAAGACCCCGAACTCACGGCCTACTTCCGCGAGGTCTTCCTCTTCGATGCGGCGGGCGGCGACATCGTCCCGCTCGGGGGCACGGCTGCCGAACTCTACACGCCCTGGGCGCCCGATTATACGGTCGAGTTCGCCCCCTGCCATGCGGAGGGGGCGCGGGTAACCCCGGTCGTATCCCCGGATACGAGCGTCCTCATCCTCGGGCTGATCGAGGGGGCAGAGGAGAGCATCGCGATCGAGCAGGCCTACATCACGAACGAGACTCCCTGCGACTTCAACCCCTACCTCGCAGCCGCGATCGACGCCTCCCGGCGGGGCGTCGCGGTGCGGGTGCTTCTCGATGCCGCCTGGTTCAACACCGAAGGCGACGCGGACAACGACGAGATGGCCGCGATCATCAACCGGCTTGCCGCGGCAGAAGGGCTGCCACTCGAAGCAAGGCTCGCCGACCTCGAAGCGAACAACCTCGACAAGATCCACAACAAGGGCGTGATCGTCGACGGAACGAAGGTGCTCGTCAGCAGCATCAACTGGAATGCCAACTCACCGGCGTTCAACCGGGAAGCGGGGGTGATCGTCGAACACCCGGATATCGCCGTGTACTACCTCGCCGTCTTTGAAGACGACTGGGATGCTTCGGACAGGAGTAAAGCGAGCAGCGCTCCGGAAACCGACCGGCTCAAAATAGCGGCGGCGGCGTGCATACTCGCCGCGCTGGCGGGACTCTACCTCTACCGGCGGAGGCGCACGTGATACGTCATCGTTTGCCGGCAAGATCGGCGGAGCGGCAGACGTCGCAGATGGTGATCGTCCCTTCGCCCGAGGCGACGGCGGAGACCCATCGTTCGATGACCGATTCAAGGTTGTCGGGGAGATCTTCCCGGTTAAATCCGCGCTTCCGGCTCATGTACTGGGATATAGCGGCCCTGCTGATCCCGAGACGCTTCGAGGCCTCGCTCTGGCTGATCCCGCGCTCGTTCACCAGGCGGTAGACCATCTCGGCACGCATCTGGGGGAGCAGTC comes from the Methanoculleus marisnigri JR1 genome and includes:
- a CDS encoding malate dehydrogenase; its protein translation is MAKVTILGATGNVGIFAAHTISEIPYVSDMLLVGRPGREDFLAGCCRDLSDSFAARGTDIRLSYSTSILDAKDSDVVICTAGVPRRPGQDRNDLAFENAKIIAETAETIGRSSPDAILFLVTNPVDVMTAVALKYSEFQPRQIFGLGTHLDSMRLKSLIAHYFRVHVSEVHTRIIGEHGDSMVPLWSATTIGGIRISNLPTFSGLPAQEMIETVRTSGEAIIRDKGSTVYGPGEAIATLVKTILGDENRILTVSSYIKSEIHGIGDVCIGVPARINRDGVFPVPLSLEENEVAGFRESVKKIRKVTADVMERLEEVR
- a CDS encoding elongation factor 1-beta — encoded protein: MGNVAIIVKIMPESPEVDREALKAAVRAAVPVDDIQEEPIGFGLVALKAAVVVPDKAGAPDEVEAALQKIEGVASAEIVESTLV
- a CDS encoding zinc finger domain-containing protein gives rise to the protein MTTRDRCTSCNATLAEEGSTWFPCPVCAHEISRCYRCREQSIGYTCPKCGFQGP
- a CDS encoding amino acid kinase family protein, with the translated sequence MNSPASPLVVKVGGSLFDRVVPLLEIFREAGRPVLIVPGGGKFADLVRRLDVSEDAAHWMAIAGMEQFSWYIASHGIPATSALALPAEVTVLLPYCALREIDPLPHSWNVTSDTIAAWVARELSADLLLLKSVDGIHHRRRLLSRVEDPSITSDDVDPAFIRFVFDNNLVARVVNGRHDDRVRRALRDEAVVGTLVDPRF
- a CDS encoding phospholipase D-like domain-containing protein, whose amino-acid sequence is MRRIAAVILLLCLLAGTAGGIQIVEFCPDPYQPGDPDEYLVLEGTGILDGYVLSDGEGGYRFPPGTRIDGRLTVARSGPAFEQSHGYLPDFEIEERTPAVPDVIPNGNLLMANRADELLLYRGTTLVQQIAWPGDVCAREGQIHYFEDGAWDPRPLSIGQSRLKPQTFEGVAVTAFVAPDCSYEIFSAAVAEAEREILVNVYEFTDEKMANDLICALDRGVAVTVLLEGGPVGGVSPEGRAVAGALNRSGIPVLSMTTTDAGHAKYRYDHAKYLVIDGSTVLLGSENFKPGGYPAAGLQGNRGWGVLLKDPELTAYFREVFLFDAAGGDIVPLGGTAAELYTPWAPDYTVEFAPCHAEGARVTPVVSPDTSVLILGLIEGAEESIAIEQAYITNETPCDFNPYLAAAIDASRRGVAVRVLLDAAWFNTEGDADNDEMAAIINRLAAAEGLPLEARLADLEANNLDKIHNKGVIVDGTKVLVSSINWNANSPAFNREAGVIVEHPDIAVYYLAVFEDDWDASDRSKASSAPETDRLKIAAAACILAALAGLYLYRRRRT
- a CDS encoding transcriptional regulator, translated to MTEPSSCDIMRCDTLARRLLPQMRAEMVYRLVNERGISQSEASKRLGISRAAISQYMSRKRGFNREDLPDNLESVIERWVSAVASGEGTITICDVCRSADLAGKR